In Nomascus leucogenys isolate Asia chromosome 11, Asia_NLE_v1, whole genome shotgun sequence, the following proteins share a genomic window:
- the AGTR1 gene encoding type-1 angiotensin II receptor isoform X2, producing the protein MLTFTSECGCTTFSAFDIVFATNSTQAIKMILNSSTEDGIKRIQDDCPKAGRHNYIFVMIPTLYSIIFVVGIFGNSLVVIVIYFYMKLKTVASVFLLNLALADLCFLLTLPLWAVYTAMEYRWPFGNYLCKIASASVSFNLYASVFLLTCLSIDRYLAIVHPMKSRLRRTMLVAKVTCIIIWLLAGLASLPAIIHRNVFFIENTNITVCAFHYESQNSTLPIGLGLTKNILGFLFPFLIILTSYTLIWKALKKAYEIQKNKPRNDDIFKIIMAIVLFFFFSWIPHQIFTFLDVLIQLGIIRDCRIADIVDTAMPITICIAYFNNCLNPLFYGFLGKKFKKYFLQLLKYIPPKAKSHSNLSTKMSTLSYRPSDNVSSSTKKPALCFEVE; encoded by the coding sequence gTGCATTTGATATAGTGTTTGCAACAAATTCGACCCAGGCGATCAAAATGATTCTCAACTCTTCTACCGAAGATGGTATTAAAAGAATCCAAGATGATTGTCCCAAAGCTGGAAGGCATAATTACATATTTGTCATGATTCCTACTTTATACAGTATCATCTTTGTGGTGGGAATATTTGGAAACAGCTTGGTGGTGATAGTCATTTACTTTTATATGAAGCTGAAGACCGTGGccagtgtttttcttttgaatttagcACTGGCTGACTTATGCTTTTTACTGACTTTGCCACTGTGGGCTGTCTACACAGCTATGGAATACCGCTGGCCCTTTGGCAATTACCTATGTAAGATTGCTTCAGCCAGCGTCAGTTTCAACCTGTACGCTAGTGTGTTTCTACTCACGTGTCTCAGCATTGATCGATACCTGGCTATTGTTCACCCAATGAAGTCCCGCCTTCGACGCACAATGCTTGTAGCCAAAGTCACCTGCATCATCATTTGGCTGCTGGCAGGCTTGGCCAGTTTGCCAGCTATAATCCAtcgaaatgtatttttcattgagAACACCAATATTACAGTTTGTGCTTTCCATTATGAGTCCCAAAATTCAACCCTCCCAATAGGGCTGGGCCTGACCAAAAATATACTGggtttcctgtttccttttctgaTCATTCTTACAAGTTATACTCTTATTTGGAAGGCCCTAAAGAAGGCTTATGAAATTCAGAAGAACAAACCAAGAAATGAtgatatttttaagataattatggcaattgtgcttttctttttcttttcctggattCCCCACCAAATATTCACTTTTCTGGATGTATTGATTCAACTAGGCATCATACGTGACTGTAGAATTGCAGATATTGTGGACACGGCCATGCCTATCACCATTTGTATAGCTTATTTTAACAATTGCCTGAAtcctcttttttatggctttctggggaaaaaatttaaaaaatattttctccagcttCTAAAATATATTCCCCCAAAAGCCAAATCCCACTCAAACCTTTCAACAAAAATGAGCACGCTTTCCTACCGCCCCTCAGATAATGTAAGCTCATCCACCAAGAAGCCTGCACTGTGTTTTGAGGTTGAGTGA
- the AGTR1 gene encoding type-1 angiotensin II receptor isoform X1 — MKKMNHKSSDSPKAPQLIGGAFDIVFATNSTQAIKMILNSSTEDGIKRIQDDCPKAGRHNYIFVMIPTLYSIIFVVGIFGNSLVVIVIYFYMKLKTVASVFLLNLALADLCFLLTLPLWAVYTAMEYRWPFGNYLCKIASASVSFNLYASVFLLTCLSIDRYLAIVHPMKSRLRRTMLVAKVTCIIIWLLAGLASLPAIIHRNVFFIENTNITVCAFHYESQNSTLPIGLGLTKNILGFLFPFLIILTSYTLIWKALKKAYEIQKNKPRNDDIFKIIMAIVLFFFFSWIPHQIFTFLDVLIQLGIIRDCRIADIVDTAMPITICIAYFNNCLNPLFYGFLGKKFKKYFLQLLKYIPPKAKSHSNLSTKMSTLSYRPSDNVSSSTKKPALCFEVE, encoded by the coding sequence gTGCATTTGATATAGTGTTTGCAACAAATTCGACCCAGGCGATCAAAATGATTCTCAACTCTTCTACCGAAGATGGTATTAAAAGAATCCAAGATGATTGTCCCAAAGCTGGAAGGCATAATTACATATTTGTCATGATTCCTACTTTATACAGTATCATCTTTGTGGTGGGAATATTTGGAAACAGCTTGGTGGTGATAGTCATTTACTTTTATATGAAGCTGAAGACCGTGGccagtgtttttcttttgaatttagcACTGGCTGACTTATGCTTTTTACTGACTTTGCCACTGTGGGCTGTCTACACAGCTATGGAATACCGCTGGCCCTTTGGCAATTACCTATGTAAGATTGCTTCAGCCAGCGTCAGTTTCAACCTGTACGCTAGTGTGTTTCTACTCACGTGTCTCAGCATTGATCGATACCTGGCTATTGTTCACCCAATGAAGTCCCGCCTTCGACGCACAATGCTTGTAGCCAAAGTCACCTGCATCATCATTTGGCTGCTGGCAGGCTTGGCCAGTTTGCCAGCTATAATCCAtcgaaatgtatttttcattgagAACACCAATATTACAGTTTGTGCTTTCCATTATGAGTCCCAAAATTCAACCCTCCCAATAGGGCTGGGCCTGACCAAAAATATACTGggtttcctgtttccttttctgaTCATTCTTACAAGTTATACTCTTATTTGGAAGGCCCTAAAGAAGGCTTATGAAATTCAGAAGAACAAACCAAGAAATGAtgatatttttaagataattatggcaattgtgcttttctttttcttttcctggattCCCCACCAAATATTCACTTTTCTGGATGTATTGATTCAACTAGGCATCATACGTGACTGTAGAATTGCAGATATTGTGGACACGGCCATGCCTATCACCATTTGTATAGCTTATTTTAACAATTGCCTGAAtcctcttttttatggctttctggggaaaaaatttaaaaaatattttctccagcttCTAAAATATATTCCCCCAAAAGCCAAATCCCACTCAAACCTTTCAACAAAAATGAGCACGCTTTCCTACCGCCCCTCAGATAATGTAAGCTCATCCACCAAGAAGCCTGCACTGTGTTTTGAGGTTGAGTGA
- the AGTR1 gene encoding type-1 angiotensin II receptor isoform X3, producing MILNSSTEDGIKRIQDDCPKAGRHNYIFVMIPTLYSIIFVVGIFGNSLVVIVIYFYMKLKTVASVFLLNLALADLCFLLTLPLWAVYTAMEYRWPFGNYLCKIASASVSFNLYASVFLLTCLSIDRYLAIVHPMKSRLRRTMLVAKVTCIIIWLLAGLASLPAIIHRNVFFIENTNITVCAFHYESQNSTLPIGLGLTKNILGFLFPFLIILTSYTLIWKALKKAYEIQKNKPRNDDIFKIIMAIVLFFFFSWIPHQIFTFLDVLIQLGIIRDCRIADIVDTAMPITICIAYFNNCLNPLFYGFLGKKFKKYFLQLLKYIPPKAKSHSNLSTKMSTLSYRPSDNVSSSTKKPALCFEVE from the coding sequence ATGATTCTCAACTCTTCTACCGAAGATGGTATTAAAAGAATCCAAGATGATTGTCCCAAAGCTGGAAGGCATAATTACATATTTGTCATGATTCCTACTTTATACAGTATCATCTTTGTGGTGGGAATATTTGGAAACAGCTTGGTGGTGATAGTCATTTACTTTTATATGAAGCTGAAGACCGTGGccagtgtttttcttttgaatttagcACTGGCTGACTTATGCTTTTTACTGACTTTGCCACTGTGGGCTGTCTACACAGCTATGGAATACCGCTGGCCCTTTGGCAATTACCTATGTAAGATTGCTTCAGCCAGCGTCAGTTTCAACCTGTACGCTAGTGTGTTTCTACTCACGTGTCTCAGCATTGATCGATACCTGGCTATTGTTCACCCAATGAAGTCCCGCCTTCGACGCACAATGCTTGTAGCCAAAGTCACCTGCATCATCATTTGGCTGCTGGCAGGCTTGGCCAGTTTGCCAGCTATAATCCAtcgaaatgtatttttcattgagAACACCAATATTACAGTTTGTGCTTTCCATTATGAGTCCCAAAATTCAACCCTCCCAATAGGGCTGGGCCTGACCAAAAATATACTGggtttcctgtttccttttctgaTCATTCTTACAAGTTATACTCTTATTTGGAAGGCCCTAAAGAAGGCTTATGAAATTCAGAAGAACAAACCAAGAAATGAtgatatttttaagataattatggcaattgtgcttttctttttcttttcctggattCCCCACCAAATATTCACTTTTCTGGATGTATTGATTCAACTAGGCATCATACGTGACTGTAGAATTGCAGATATTGTGGACACGGCCATGCCTATCACCATTTGTATAGCTTATTTTAACAATTGCCTGAAtcctcttttttatggctttctggggaaaaaatttaaaaaatattttctccagcttCTAAAATATATTCCCCCAAAAGCCAAATCCCACTCAAACCTTTCAACAAAAATGAGCACGCTTTCCTACCGCCCCTCAGATAATGTAAGCTCATCCACCAAGAAGCCTGCACTGTGTTTTGAGGTTGAGTGA